The window cacacaattattcttaggtgttttaattttaaatttcagagtggaaaaagagagggaggagatgtacaatttgggacatgctcaattggtcttgccccaaatggtggagttagaaatgtgccaggggattccaatacaatcccatcaaggtggcatgtaccaatggcatctcactagtccaagtgatcaattttcttcacattcgatggcttagataggtctaaaaatcaaagggatcacacaagcaagtgtctgctaatactaactgatagaatcaaaaaaggcgagaaagatccaacatgggaagtgggatacactgcagactcatagaatggcagatgtcctaaacaacactctggcctcagaatcagcccttaaggcatttggatctggctgaagagcccatgagagtattgtaggcatggaaagccaagataccatggaaaagaaaaaaaaagaagaagacctaaatcaaagatctctgtgagtatgatcccagtggaaagaacggggccatcaaagaaggatgtacctttctctgaagggaggagagaacttccactttgactatgaccctatcggaataagatcaaagtcagcccactctgaaggtttccatagccctggcaactcatgactagagcctaggaagattactgacgccatgaacaggagtgtcaaattgttaaatcagcaaccggagtcactgtggacttacatcccatgtgggatctgtccttaatgtgttgtccaatgtgaagtgatgctataactagtactgaaacagtatttttacactttgtgtttctgcatgggtacaaactgatgagatctttactaattatatactgaatcgatcttctgtatataaagataattggaaatgaaaaaaaaaacctggtgttaaattggaaatggcatagaaaattaattaatttttaaaaaaatattatgtaggatctctgtctttaatgtgctgtacactcttatttaatgctataactagtgctccaacagtattttttttttcactttgtgttgctatatgggggcaaactgttgaaatcgttacctaatatatactaaactgatctgtatataaagagaattgaaaatgaatcatgatgtgattggaaggggagagggagcgggaaaggggagggttgtgggtggaaggaaagttatgggaagggggaagccattgtaacccatgagctgtactttggaaatttatattcattaaataaaagtttaataaaaaaagtgaaaaaaagaatgcaaatttctacaaagttaaaaatattatttaaacattaaaaaaaaaaaagacctggtgcATTGAATCAAATCCCATAATTTGGAACAGTTTTAAGAGTCAGAACTGGGAAGAAAGGatagtacccacaagggagaccaggaggaagcacctggctcctggctttggatcattgcagtgcgctggctgcagcccatcagccatagtggccatttgggagatgaaccaatggaaggaagacctttctctctgtctctctctctcactgcctaactctgcctgtcaaaaaaaaatcaacaaatgacaaaaatgatgaggatgtggaaaaaagttaccctggtccactgttggtgtgaatgtaaactggtgcaagccactgtgaaagaccgtATGGAGATATCTTACAAATCTGattacagacctaccatatgatccagccatcccactctttggaatttacccaaaccaaaagaaattagcatatgcaagagttatctataaccccatgttcactgcagcacaattcacaatagctgaggtcTGGGAACAATCCAGATATCAATCAATTGTTGACTGGAtaagaaaattatggtatatacacactacggcgtactactcagctataaaaaaaaaagaaaaagaaaccctgtcttttgcaacaagatagatgaaactggaaatcattatacttagtgaaataaactagtccccaaaagacagatatcatatgttttccctgatctgaggtagctaatagattacctaaaatgtaatgtattggagttagATACACTTTttcagatttgatgattgtttagagcacttgtcttttccattgaggaacagtgattctttttatttttttccttcatactatttgctcacttgttgaactcttacttagtgtagggttaactatacaatcattttgtaaaagttaagtgggaatgtgagagggaagaggagaaagggttggagtgtgtgtgggagggagggtatcgAGGGAAGTGTCACTTACATTCATTagtctgtatatgtgaaatatatcaaacttatattacttaaaattttaaaaggaagtaaatatttaaaattcaaaaaatttataccaataacaagaattttaaaagtgtttatatatataatatatatgtgtgtgtgtttatgacattacaatgtaaatgcacatatatataatttgtaatataaatgtacacagagcaacattttgaaatttgtatgatgtatttatcatcagaaaagaatactcagatttctgtaatgatccagtttctgaaaattacaagaatgaagagtaagccatcaagttgtagctcataaagtctgtttctctgtttctccaagtctaccagcctctaaaattaaataaacatacataattctgggataaaaataacattaagatcccactattttcccacataattttcaggaaatatacTAGTATCTAGAAACACAGTGGCAAATTTatctatgaataaaatatatgtatgttatatatgttacatatattcatatatatactaCGTTGAGGAGAAAGAATTATTACCCTTGGCTAAAATGGccctgagacactgtgtacctgaCAGTTTCCAGAAGGCAACTTACAGAATGTTGGGGGTGATGATGatcttacaataaaaattaaatcaccaTGGCCACAGATTCACAGGGTTAGGATTGGTCTAGACTAAAGTATTTGTGCAAAAGAGTGACtccagtgaatttaaaaattaacaaattttcataattaaaggtTAATTTCAAGTTCCATGAATCTCTATAAAGCTAAGAATGAAATCTCCTGCTAATGAGTGATGGAACTGGCCCTAAATTGTTCTGATatactgtgaaaataaaatttggacatCTGCCAGAATTTGATAACCTTACAATGATAAAGTAAATCATGGTAGCCTGAAGTGCCCTGCACTAGAATTGGCACAAATTAGGTTATTATTTATTGAGGTGGTAATAATAAATTTGaatcaacatgaaaaatagagaaatgtattcatttcaatatatgttttatattgatAGTTGTGTGTACAAATGGTAAATTTAGTAGAAGCAGGAATAAGGTTACAAGGAGATGTAACAGATATTAATAAAAGTAGCCCTcaatacacatttaaatacagaaaatctgtgctttcttaaatcaaagaaagtttatgccattaaattcagtaattttaaaaccaagataAAATTGTCTTGATCtaatgaatggaaattttaaagagaatgacaATTTTGATTCTCGAAATATAAAGAAGCTATAAAAAAGTGTCCTTGAAAGTGTAAAAGAAtgtaatgttctaaaattatttgataggcCATAAAGATGGAGATTGCTAAGACAACTTGAACATTATTTAGTGCATTCATGACATGAAAATATAAGTGCCCAAAAGAATCATCATACATTGGCAGTGCTAAGATTGCTTTCCATGTGGATATTGACGTACtcagatgaaattaataaaatgaaagacaaaatatagaaaattgatGCACATGGAAGTTAAAACTTTGTCTTGCCCTTAGTAACAATGTCATTTTAATGTGagccataattaaaaacaaatatgtggaTGAATATTTGGTGAAAGAACAGTCtggaataaactggaaaaattacagtatgatatagacttgtagtttggaaaatttccacaatcagaaaataatttaaagttccaggagcatctagaaacattaataatgtatcctatgctgatgaccatgatagtgctggcactgcaatgtACTCAAATCCTATACACATGACAGTTGCTGGGACAACTTCCAGCATTTAGAGTGAGTAGATGACCACACAATTATAAATCAAACCGTGGGGCCCATCATTTCCCTGTGTTAGGAATGTTACAAATCAGGTTACTCATTACACATGCAGGTGACAGtagtaaatgacaaaataaatatgcactccatggaaggcatttaattttgattatatggtATATAAATTAGTAATTTGGCAGAAACAGAGTCATAATCATATAGAGATGGGCTAATAAttggatggtggagtagggaaggagcttactgctctagcccaggagaaaatagtttttaaaaagtggaaatagaggccggcgccgtggctcaacaggctaatcctccgccttgcggcgccggcacaccgggttctagtcccggtcggggcaccgatcctgtcccggttgcccctcttccaggccagctctctgctgtggccagggagtgcagtggaggatggcccaagtgcttgggctctgcaccccttgggagaccaggataagcacctggctcctgccatcggaacagcgcggtgcgccggccgcagcgcgctaccgcggcggccattggagggtgaaccaacggcaaaggaagacctttctctctgtctctctctctcactgtccactctgcctgtcaaaaaataaaaaaaaaagtggaaatagagtagtctcagggaagagttaggtaaAAAATGACAGAGGGAATTCTACTGATATTAGAGGGATGCAGTgaacccacatggatggcatggtgCCCACGGATCACgactccaacagctgagagcctatgcaccagaactggaaagtgaggtgagacaagaccACAGTAGCCTGAGCCACCGGCAAAAATGTGGcaggaaactagaggaaatgaggcttaaGTATCCAAGGGAAAGTgtgccagccaaactagaggagagagaaaaaaaagggacagtacagacatgtttctctctctccaatcacctcacAAAGACATGCAAGCTaatagagcaggagccattttggacatacataacatctgtgccagcttgtgtctgcaacAGGCAAGCAGCCGAGTGGAGACTCCTAACTCCTAACTctggatggatgcaatggctggagctgccacaatccaaagccaggagtcaggagcttcttctgcgtctcccacatgggtgcagggccatcttctactgctttcccaggctatagcagagagctggatcagaagaggagcaaccgggactagaaccagtgcccacatggtatgccagcatttcaggctagggctttaacttactgtgccacagcgctggtcccaacctTTCTTCCTTATGGGAGTACCTATTGTATGGGATGTAATTTCCAGCAAATGGCTCTGTCACATGGTTATGTTGATTTTGGAAAAAGTCCTTCACATTCATCATATTCTTAAGTTCTCTCCCTTGTTTGAACTACATGTGTTATGAGGTATTCCTTCTgacaaaaggctttcccacatttatTACAAGATTTCCACCATGTAATAAATTCTCGATGTTATATTGTGTGATATTGGCATAGTTTTCCAACACTCATTCCATTCCTGTGGTTTCTCCCCCATGtgaattctgatgttttatgGGGTGTTACTTatggataaaggcttttccataTGCATTATATACAAAGTGTTTTCCCACATATGAATTAGATGATGTGCAATGAGGGCTGAACTATGGGAAAAAGCTTTCCAAGTCATTATGTCCAAAAGGTttcttttcatgtgaattttctgacgcattctgagatgtgacttattgccaagggcttttctacagtcattgcattcatgaagtttctctccgatgtgaattctctggtgtgatatgagctatgatttacaacatatgatttataaaggcttttccacactcattagatTGATacggtttctgccctgtgtgaattctgttttgatataacttatagaaaaaggcttttatacagtcattacatttataaggttATTTCCCTGTGTGAATCTTCTGATGCATTTGGAGTTGGAAGTTAAAATcaagtttttccacagtcattacattcatgaagtTTCAACACTGTGTGcattctctggtgcattatgaggtttgacttttgtccaaaggcttttccagtcattatattcataaggtttctgccctgtgtgaattccctGATGCATGATGAAGGTTGATTATGGCTAAATGCTTTCCACAGTTATTACAATCATGAGTTTTctaccctgtgtgaattctctgctgtgatgagttttgtcttttgtcaaaaggcttttccaaagtcattacattcatgaggtttcctccctgtgtgaattctctgatgtttctaaAGGATTGACTTTTATCCAGAGGCTTTCCCTTGGTCATTACTTTCATGggttttctcccctgtgtgaattctccagtgtgatatgaggtgtgactttcatacaaaggcttttccacagtcattacattcatgaggtttctgctcTGTGTGATTTCGCTGATGTATCATGAGGCCTAActtatggccaaaggcttttccacaatcattatttatgaggtttctcccctgtgtgaattctctagtGTAATATGAGgtatgacttgtgtccaaaggcttttccacagtcatttcatttatgaggtttctgccctgtgtgaattctctggtgtatgatgaggtgtgacttgtgtccaaaggctttgccAGTTATTACATTCATGAGATTTCTGCCCCATGTGAATTCTCAGGTGtacgatgaggtgtgactttcgtccaaatgcttttccacagtcattacatttatgaggtttctcccctgtgtgaattcactgatgtttcatgaggtctgactttcATCCAAAGGCCTTTCCATCgccattacattcatgaggtttctcccttttgtgaatttgctggtgtacgatgaggcctgacttttgtccaaaggcttttccacagtcattacattcatgaggtttctcccctgtgtgaattcgctgatgtttcatgaggtatgacttgcatccaaaggcttttccacagtcattacattcatgaggtttctcccctgtgtgaattcgctggtgtatgatgaggtctgacttttgtccaaaggcttttccacagtcattacattcatgaggtttctcccctgtgtgaatttgctggtgtatgatgaggtgtgacttttgtccaaaggcttttccacagtcattacattcatgaggtttctcccctgtgtgaattcgctgatgtttcatgaggtttgacttgcatccaaaggcttttccacagtcattacatacatgaggtttctcccctgtgtgaatttgctggtgtacgatgaggcctgacttttgtccaaaggcttttccacagtcattacattcatgaggtttctcccctgtgtgaattcgctggtgtatgatgaggtctgacttttgtccaaaggcttttccacagtcattacatttatgaggtttctcccctgtgtgaattcgctgatgtttcatgaggtatgacttgcatccaaaggcttttccacagtcattacattcatgaggtttctcccctgtgtgaatttgctggtgtatgatgaggtgtgacttttgtccaaaggcttttccacagtcattacattcatgaggtttctgccctgtgtgaattcgctgatgtttcatgaggtttgacttgcatccaaaggcttttccacagtcattacattcatgaggtttctcccctgtgtgaattcgctggtgtctgatgaggtgtgacttgcatccaaaggcttttccacagtcattacattcatgaggtttctcccctgtgtgaattcgctggtgtatgatgaggtctgacttttgtccaaaggcttttccacagtcattacattcatgaggtttctcccctgtgtgaattctctggtgtatgatgaggtgtgacttccaCAGAAAGCCTCTTCCACAATGAAAGCATTTAtaaagtttctcccctgtgtgaattcgctgatggtttatgaggtatgacttttgtgtaaaggcttttccacaatcacTACATTCATGtgatttctctcctgtgtgaatttgttgacatttcctgaggactgacttttgtccaaagtcTTTTCCagagtcattacattcataaggtgaatTAATACTGAGTGATTTTCCACAAGGGTTACATGTGTAAAGTTTTTCCCTTGTATTTAGTCTGTGATTTATTGTAAGATGTGACTGGTGAATGACAGGTTCAACATACttaatgtacttataaaatttctttcttgtgtgagtttgttgatgcatattgaggctagaattttcatggatagctttttctatttgagttgtttttccaaaagtgacagttgatttattacagttttctgccatatgaaccctctcagatttacagaacatctttcttgtgaagacttttgcttgtccagtgggtccaaatggctgcttcatgaTGTGAATATTGTCATACTGACTAAGAGGCTCACAGAAGTGAAGAGATTTTCCAGGTATCTTAGTGttatcaaatttctctccagcctGTAGTTGATCAGGCCCACTGTGGGGATACACAGTGTGACATTTATTGCATTCCTCAGGATTCAATCCTGAATAGATTCCCTTTTTAATAATCATTGTTGGAATATGGCTTGAATTTAAACTAAgggtttttcttaattcaactctcttgtgagctgatgtcttgttatttttcataaaatcctgattcagatttttgtcctgactttccaggttgATCTTAATCAGGTCATCCATTTTCATgaccactgaaatgagaaaaaagcaatcaTGTCACTGAATCACATGTTACTGTTTCTCCTGGCATACTCATGTAAAGAGAATGAAGTTACTTGTTATCCAAGTGGCATAAGATTTTCACAGAATCAGTATGAGGTACTTATTTGTGaccattatatggtttttctccttaatacattaatataccATGAGGTTTCCCAATGTTCAAACCTGATCCTTTTTACTATGGGAATTTGTCAAGGATGGTAGAATGACATTTGTGCTATGATGAGtgggatgcctgccctggctactctgctttcagtacAGATCTCTGCCTATGtaaactggaaggaagcagataatgtttcatgtgcctgggaacctGTGAGACACCAGGGAAGACTAGAGGAATTCTAGagctctggcttcagactagTTAGACTTaagtgttgcagacatctgggaagtgagctaatagagggcctctttctctctttcttctctcactatcactctgcctttcacaaagatgaaataactataaaatattttaaagaatggacaaatatttaataaaaatattcacccactacctagcaaccatttttcccctgtcctttttctcctgtttatttttataaaaattgtgtgcttTTTGATTCTCCAatatttcaaccataaacatgaaaaagttttactgatcatttacttgcaggtggagaagagtgAAATGTGCCTGTACTTTAAGCAGGACAACATTTAAGGAGTATGATTTGGATCTAAGATTGTCTCATGTTCAGTCTTCCTAggtaaacatcatttgtgggatttttcaaatgaaaaactactttGTCTCTACTCTATGACagcttccccaaattcctaaggACACCCAACACCTTCAGCCTCTCAGAAATACAACAGGTAGAGAAAAGTCCCAATATACCACTTTAGTTAAACACTCCCAAtcagtttgaagaatttgtttctgcaaactGGGATGTGCTCatcttctttgaaaagtgttttctagctCATTCTGAAATCATCAGTGCTGGTTACCTCCTCTCGATTCTTTCTGTAAACATTCCTGTGtgataatttgaatttctagATGCTTTTAATCAGTTGCCTCCTATTTTCACTGAAAGCTTCATTTCCTatgcttttcttatctttttatttgcttatttttcaatgatactgaaaaataagagagaaatcataCTTCAAACTCCACCCTTAACAAAATCTAAGCCACTCAACATAAACCCAGGAGGCTACTTGAGCTTGGGTCTCAAAAGTGCATTACTTTCTTGGTGAGTCTAGgatcacttattttcatgttttatataagttcatgcttagtttatgatttcttttctttcaaagatttactttatttacttgaaagctagaattatagaaagagatagacagagagaagccttccatatgctgattcactccccatatgggaaCAACAAACCaatgctgggccaagatgaagttaggagccaggagtgtctttcctgtctcccacatgggtacagggggccaaggacttgggccaacctcttctcttttctcaggtacattagcagagagctggattagaagaggaccagctgggacttgaaatggcacccatatgcaatgctagtgctgcaggctggagctttaacacactgcaccacagtgtcattcctagcttcataa of the Lepus europaeus isolate LE1 unplaced genomic scaffold, mLepTim1.pri SCAFFOLD_92, whole genome shotgun sequence genome contains:
- the LOC133755728 gene encoding zinc finger protein 717-like, which gives rise to MRVPFHVARRWEQKFKRPRCSFSRIHWGVLLCKCSCRRFGSAAPDLPPAASVPLHLPPWVPSSSDFCPPLSALLPVCPEERGPAPEIFHGKVNMLTGSVMLQVMIAFEDLAVYFTWEEWQNMNNAQKILYRDVMLETYSSLFSLGHCITKPDLIFKLEQGEEPWMVDKCLNQSLSVVMKMDDLIKINLESQDKNLNQDFMKNNKTSAHKRVELRKTLSLNSSHIPTMIIKKGIYSGLNPEECNKCHTVYPHSGPDQLQAGEKFDNTKIPGKSLHFCEPLSQYDNIHIMKQPFGPTGQAKVFTRKMFCKSERVHMAENCNKSTVTFGKTTQIEKAIHENSSLNMHQQTHTRKKFYKYIKYVEPVIHQSHLTINHRLNTREKLYTCNPCGKSLSINSPYECNDSGKDFGQKSVLRKCQQIHTGEKSHECSDCGKAFTQKSYLINHQRIHTGEKLYKCFHFWLAHFPLDT